GCCCCCTGTTGTCCAAAgtaattaactgccataaacaaGCCACATGACTGAAGCGGCTTCTGTTCCGTGTGCTTACCAGGTCGTTTGTCCTTGGAGGAGTTCATCAAAGGTGCCAAGAGCGACCCGTCCATCGTGCGACTCCTGCAGTCCGATCAGTCAACCTCTCGTCAGTTCTGAAACGAAAAGCTCGCAAGCCCGCCGCGGCACTCCATGACGTCCTAATGTTTACACCAGGGTTTCCAAAACATCCAGTTGTTACAAATTTAGTTCCTCCGCTAAAAAAATAAACCTATTTTAATGTGACTATTAGCAAAGTCACAAAACGTACCTTTATTTTGGAAACCCTGTTTATTATAATTGTATTTTTGTGGCTTTTTCTGTGGATTGTTGCGCTTGTCCTCAAAATCTTTTTGATCTTGAAATGGATTTTACTCCAAAAGTCAAGTGCCATATTGTATTTATATTGACTGGATTCCTTGCATGGCAAGTATTACGACTCAAGCTATGTTACATAAAGAGGGAACTCATGACATCACTACGTTATAAATTTCATTCACTTTGACCGTGTTTGCTCAGGAATGCTCGATGGACATAAAAGATGAATATGCCTTTTAGTATTGCATGCACTTTGTGATATAATCAAGTAGTGAGTTTAAAAATAGAGACCGTGgctgtttttattgttttattattgtaacAAATGTTTTCACACAATTGAAATAAAGTTTGTGTAAGAAAAATCTACACAAGATGCCCCCCCACCTTATATCCTGATACCGCTGGATTGAAAACCaggaaacaaaaatgtcacgtgAGGGGCTTGACAAAAGTTATTTCagtccacacacaaaaaaaaaagggacaataAAAAGCTTGGATTGCAAGTGTCAGAAGTTACGtgacccctcctcaaaaatgtgtACATGTGACTTGACTAAAGATgaaccccccccgcccccccgtcTGGAGTATTTTAGTAACTGCAACCTACCGGGCCTTCCATTCATCCACAGGAGAAGGGGACATGGCTCGCACGGGACCAGATCACATCCAGCCTGGGTCAAATCCCAGcagcctcatttttttttaaataaaaatattctgAGCCTCATAACTCAATCTTCTTGTCAAAGTCATCATCCAGCTCAACGTCACTGAGGTCGTAATCCTCCTCCTCGGGAAGCTGATGGTGGGAGAAAAAAGACACTTATCATTTATTCTTACTATTCAGCCGTGAATCTTTTCTCACCTGTCCATCTTTTCCATCCCACGCTTCAACGGAGTGAATTTTGGGAAGCACGCCGCCTCCCAACGTGGCGGTCGAGCCTCGTCCGACAGAAAGCTCCCTGCAAACCACGAGTTACTCCCCGCCGTTGTCTGGCCACGCCCCTCTTGCGCAACTCACCTGAGAAATTCGTGAATCCCGGTCTCGCTGAACGAGCCCTTGAGCAGAGcgaatttcatcttgcgcaagttGATGGCAGCCATGGCGGGGTAGCCGAAGCCGCCGATACccagcgaggcctccaggtccatCTGACTACCAGCTTCAGCCCAAAGCCAGCTGATGAGGGGAAGAGCGAGGCGGGAGGGGGGGTGTCACGAGGTGAGCTCTCTCACAAGATCCGAgtccaaaaaaaatctgcttttgcTCTTACCCCCACATCTTCTTCTTGTACTTGTCAGCCAGCTTTGCCATCACGTCCAGGTAGCTGTTTCTCCCAGAGGCACCTGTATCCAGAATGTGTGGCAGGATACCAATGATGCACAGCTGACTGTCCTCACAAGTCTTCTTCAGGACATCTTCATTAAGAATCTGCAAGACATCGTTTCATTGACGGCGTGGACTTCACGATATGTGCTCAACTTACGTTCACCGACTAACCTCCAGAAGTTCTGGAGCAGGGGCGTTATCAGAAAACAGATCCAAGGCCTTCTCGATGATGTCACGGCGGGAACGTCCCCCTTGGTAGTCCTCGGGCTCCTCCCCTTTGCGGAATATCTTGATGGTGGGGAAACCTCGGATCTGCTCAGAGACAAAACGTATAGGATAAGAATAtcagtcataaaaaaaatccaagtgtGACACTGACCCCATAACGGCTGGACACAGCTTGATGCACAGTTGCATCCACGGCTCCCAGGCGAACTTTGCCCTTTGTCTGCTCCTTGACGGCCGAAGCTGCAGCTGCCCACTCGGGCTCCAGGCTGGTGATTGCATAtaaattttaattaaattaaatgtcaAATCTGTCGCATAAGGACAGCTTTACTTACTTCTTGCAGTGTCCACACCAAGGAGCGAAGAACTCCACCAACCACACGTCATCGCTCTGCAGCACCATCTTGTCAAAGTTGTCATCCGTGAGCTCCACCACGTCCTTTTCACTGCCACCTCCACTCTGCTGGGTGTAAAGTCTCACTGAGCTATTCTTCATATTGTGGCATCAATTTTTGGCACATACCGGTTTGCTGTAACCCGAGCTCCCAGACTTGCCACCAAG
This genomic stretch from Syngnathus scovelli strain Florida chromosome 20, RoL_Ssco_1.2, whole genome shotgun sequence harbors:
- the pdia6 gene encoding protein disulfide-isomerase A6 isoform X1, whose product is MKPLLSGVFLGFSLLVSVQAFYSPSDDVVELNPSNFNREVIQSDNLWLIEFYAPWCGHCQRLTPDWKKAATALKGIVKVGAVDADQHKSLGGQYGISGFPTIKIFGGNKNKPEQYQGGRTSQAIVEAAMSALRELVKDRLGGKSGSSGYSKPQSGGGSEKDVVELTDDNFDKMVLQSDDVWLVEFFAPWCGHCKNLEPEWAAAASAVKEQTKGKVRLGAVDATVHQAVSSRYGIRGFPTIKIFRKGEEPEDYQGGRSRRDIIEKALDLFSDNAPAPELLEILNEDVLKKTCEDSQLCIIGILPHILDTGASGRNSYLDVMAKLADKYKKKMWGWLWAEAGSQMDLEASLGIGGFGYPAMAAINLRKMKFALLKGSFSETGIHEFLRELSVGRGSTATLGGGVLPKIHSVEAWDGKDGQLPEEEDYDLSDVELDDDFDKKIEL
- the pdia6 gene encoding protein disulfide-isomerase A6 isoform X2, which codes for MKPLLSGVFLGFSLLVSVQAFYSPSDDVVELNPSNFNREVIQSDNLWLIEFYAPWCGHCQRLTPDWKKAATALKGIVKVGAVDADQHKSLGGQYGISGFPTIKIFGGNKNKPEQYQGGRTSQAIVEAAMSALRELVKDRLGGKSGSSGYSKPSGGGSEKDVVELTDDNFDKMVLQSDDVWLVEFFAPWCGHCKNLEPEWAAAASAVKEQTKGKVRLGAVDATVHQAVSSRYGIRGFPTIKIFRKGEEPEDYQGGRSRRDIIEKALDLFSDNAPAPELLEILNEDVLKKTCEDSQLCIIGILPHILDTGASGRNSYLDVMAKLADKYKKKMWGWLWAEAGSQMDLEASLGIGGFGYPAMAAINLRKMKFALLKGSFSETGIHEFLRELSVGRGSTATLGGGVLPKIHSVEAWDGKDGQLPEEEDYDLSDVELDDDFDKKIEL